A part of Arachis hypogaea cultivar Tifrunner chromosome 12, arahy.Tifrunner.gnm2.J5K5, whole genome shotgun sequence genomic DNA contains:
- the LOC112728967 gene encoding cytokinin riboside 5'-monophosphate phosphoribohydrolase LOG3 → MENNGEKRVSKFKRVCVFCGSSPGKKSTYQDAAIQLGNELVSRNIDLVYGGGSIGLMGLVSQAVHDGGRHVIGVIPKTLMPRELTGETVGEVKAVADMHQRKAEMAKHSDAFIALPGGYGTLEELLEVITWAQLGIHDKPVGLVNVDGYFNSLLSFIDKAVEEGFISPNARHIIVSAPTAKELVKKLEEYVPCHEGVASKLSWQMEQQLAYPQEYDMSR, encoded by the exons ATGGAGAATAATGGTGAGAAGAGGGTGTCAAAGTTCAAGAGGGTTTGTGTGTTCTGTGGTAGTAGCCCTGGCAAGAAGAGTACCTACCAAGATGCTGCCATTCAACTTGGCAATGAATTG GTTTCAAGGAACATTGATCTGGTTTATGGAGGTGGAAGCATTGGTCTAATGGGTTTGGTTTCACAAGCTGTTCATGATGGTGGAAGGCATGTTATTGG AGTTATTCCCAAGACGCTCATGCCTCGAGAG CTAACTGGTGAAACAGTGGGAGAAGTAAAGGCAGTAGCAGATATGCATCAAAGGAAAGCAGAGATGGCTAAGCATTCAGATGCTTTCATTGCCTTACCAG GTGGTTATGGGACTCTAGAGGAGCTTCTTGAAGTCATAACATGGGCTCAACTTGGGATTCATGACAAACCA GTGGGGTTAGTAAATGTTGATGGATACTTTAATTCCTTGTTGTCATTCATTGACAAAGCTGTGGAAGAAGGGTTTATTAGTCCAAATGCTCGCCATATAATTGTATCAGCACCAACAGCAAAAGAGCTTGTCAAGAAATTGGAG GAGTATGTTCCCTGTCATGAAGGTGTTGCTTCCAAGTTAAGCTGGCAGATGGAACAACAACTTGCTTATCCTCAGGAGTATGACATGTCAAGGTAG